Proteins co-encoded in one Malus sylvestris chromosome 9, drMalSylv7.2, whole genome shotgun sequence genomic window:
- the LOC126634417 gene encoding GATA transcription factor 12-like, translating into MELPEFYRGGYFNGGAAKLSPGDKPTGGDFTVEDLLDFSNEEPFVTTAADGGGFHNPAAESSAVTAVDSCNSSVSGGEPHFSGNRSFDDSQFSGDLCVPCDDLAELEWLSNFVEDSFSADKDLQSLQFLSVSNTTKPQTPETCSSSETPQNALLFPSETPLPGKARSKRSRAAPGDWSTRLLHLITPNNNTKPPKTTLPKKRDAAIGAGNSNSGSDSSGRKCLHCAAEKTPQWRTGPLGPKTLCNACGVRYKSGRLVPEYRPAASPTFVSARHSNSHRKVLELRRQKEVQRSHHHHHQFLSPGSIFGVSNGGHDDYLIHHHNVNDFRQMM; encoded by the exons ATGGAACTGCCCGAGTTCTACCGCGGCGGCTACTTCAACGGCGGAGCCGCCAAGTTATCACCGGGAGACAAGCCCACCGGCGGTGACTTCACCGTCGAAGACCTACTCGATTTCTCTAACGAAGAACCCTTCGTCACCACTGCCGCTGACGGCGGAGGCTTCCATAACCCCGCCGCAGAATCCTCCGCGGTCACCGCCGTTGACAGCTGTAATTCCTCTGTTTCTGGCGGAGAGCCTCATTTCTCCGGCAACCGGAGTTTCGACGACTCCCAGTTCTCCGGCGACCTCTGCGTTCCG TGCGATGACTTGGCGGAGCTGGAATGGCTGTCGAACTTTGTGGAGGATTCCTTCTCAGCAGACAAGGATTTACAGTCTCTCCAGTTCCTCTCCGTAAGTAACACAACGAAACCTCAAACCCCCGAAACGTGTTCATCCTCCGAAACGCCTCAAAACGCACTGCTTTTCCCCTCCGAAACGCCTCTCCCGGGCAAGGCCCGAAGCAAGCGCTCACGCGCCGCCCCCGGGGACTGGTCCACGCGCCTACTCCACCTCATTACTCCCAACAATAACACCAAACCTCCCAAAACGACATTGCCTAAGAAGAGAGATGCTGCCATTGGTGCTGGCAATTCAAATTCAGGTTCGGACTCTTCAGGCCGCAAATGCCTCCATTGTGCAGCAGAAAAGACTCCGCAATGGCGGACTGGGCCCCTGGGCCCTAAAACTCTTTGCAACGCTTGCGGGGTCCGGTATAAGTCGGGTCGACTTGTTCCCGAGTACCGGCCCGCCGCGAGCCCGACTTTCGTGTCGGCTAGGCACTCCAATTCGCATAGGAAGGTTTTGGAGCTCCGAAGACAGAAGGAGGTCCAGAGatcacatcatcatcatcatcaatttCTTAGTCCAGGTTCCATTTTTGGTGTATCCAACGGTGGTCATGATGACTACTTGATCCATCATCATAACGTGAATGATTTTCGGCAGATGATGTAG